The DNA region TGATACGGCAGGCCTGGACGATACTGGTGAACTGGGCGACTTGCGAGTAGCAAAGTCGCTGGAGGTTTTGGCAAAAACGGATTTGGCCTTAATTGTCATGGATGTAGAAAATGGCTGCGGCGAGCCGGAACAAGAGATTGCCGCTCTTTGCGCAGAGAAGAAAATTCCGGTGATTGCGGTGATCAATAAGCAAGACCAAGCAAAGGCTACGCAAGAACAACTGGCGGCTTGGCAAGGGGCTTTGCAGGCGGCGGAGATGGTTTCCGTGAGCGCTTTGCAGCGAAAAGGCATCGGTGATTTGAAGATTGCTATGGTCAAAACAGCGCCGCTGCTTTTTGAACAGCCGACCATTGTCGGCGACCTGCTGCAGCCTGGCGATACGGCGGTGCTGGTGACGCCTATTGATTTGGCGGCTCCTAAAGGCAGGCTGATTTTGCCGCAGGTCCAAGTCATTCGGGATATCTTGGATTCTGATGCCATGGCTTACGTAGTCAAGGAACGGGAGCTTAAAGAATGTCTAGGTAATTTGAAAAACAAACCGCGCATTGTTATTACGGACTCGCAGGCATTCTTAAAGGCTGACGCCGATACGCCGCCCGACGTGTTGCTTACATCTTTTTCCATTCTCTTTGCTCGCTATAAAGGGGATTTGGAAACACTGGTTAAGGGAGCTAAAGCCTTATTGGCTTTAAAACCTGGAGATCGTGTTTTGATGAGCGAAGGTTGTACGCATCATCGAGTGGAGGACGATATCGGAACGGTGAAAATTCCCCGCTGGATTCGCCAATACGTTGGGGGCGAGCTTGAATTTTCCTGGTCCAGCGGTACTACACTGCCGAAAGATTTGTCTTCCTATCAGGTCGTTGTTCATTGCGGCGCCTGCATGCTGAATCGGCGGGACATGCTGGCGCGCATGATGGCTGCGCAGCAGCAACAAGTACCGATCGTCAATTATGGTGTGGCTATTGCGGCGCTGCAGGGAATTTTGCCGCGGGCTCTTTCGCCGTTTCCGCAGCTAGTGGATCTACTGTAATTTATTTGGCAGGCGGCTTGGATACGCGCCTGAAAGACGGAGGCGGTCTATGATGCATGTAGATGATGTAAATAAACTGTCTTATTTACAAGCCGAAGAAGTCATGAACCTATTAGAAACGCGTCGCTCCGGGCTGACAAAAGAAGCAGCAGCGGAACGGCTTCGTCGTTATGGTAGAAATCAGCTGCCGAAGGCGGCTTCTTTATCGCTGGGAAAATTATTCTTACAGCAGTTTACTCACTTTATGGCGTTGCTGCTTTGGCTGGCTGGCATTCTGGCCTTTGTGGTTGATATGCCGGAGCTAGGGTGGGCTACGTGGGCGGTTATCGTGCTAAATGCCGTCTTTAGTTTTTGGCAAGAATATCGGGCTGATAAAGCCCTTAGCGCTTTGTCGGCCATGTTGCCGCGTCGAGTAAAAGTATATCGGGATGGAAATCTGCTTCAGATTTTAGCGGACGAACTGGTCATTGGCGATGTTTTGCTTGTAGAGGCCGGCGATCATGTGCCTGCAGACGCGAGGTTGTTGGAAGCGGAAGACTTATTTGTCGATGTATCCTTGCTGACAGGAGAGTCGTTGCCGGTAGAATGCAGTGCTTTGGCAAAATTCGATGATGATGGTGAAGGAGCATTAGGCAATCGGTTGTTTGCCGGGACTATGATCAGCGCTGGACGTGGCATAGCTGTGGTGTATGCTGTTGGCCGCCAAACGGAACTGGGAAAAGTCACCAAACTGACGGCGGGCATTGTGCGGCAGAAAAGCGCTTTAGAACTGCAGGTCCAAAAAGTAGTGCGTCTGATTACGGTTCTGGCCTTGTCTATGGGTCTGCTGGTGTTTGTATTAGCGATATGGCTTTTGGACATTGATTTGCGTTCCAGCTTTATCTTTTGCATTGGCATTATTGTCGCTAATGTCCCGGAAGGCTTGCTGCCGACGGTGAGCTTGTCCTTAGCGGTTGGTGTGCAGCGCATGGCCCAGCAGAATGCATTGGTGCGCAAACTTTCCGCTGTGGAGTCGTTGTGCGCAACAAGTGTTATTTGCACCGATAAAACCGGCACTTTGACGATGAATGAAGTGACGGTAAAAAAAGTCTGGCTGCCGGAGGGAAGCGCGCTATTTAGCGGCAATGGCTATGAAAAAGAAGGCGCAGTGACCATGCAGGGGCAAAGTGAACGGGAACAATTGGAACTACTGCTGACAATTGGAAGCATTTGCTCTGATGCGCAGATTGAAGAGGATGAAAACCAGAGCAGCCACTGGGCGATTAAAGGAGATCCTACAGAAGTAGCTCTGTTGGTCGCGGCAGCCAAAAATGGGCAAATACCCAAATTGCTGCAACAGCAATTTGGGCAGCGGAAAACCAAGCAGTTCAATTCGCAGCGGAAAATGATGAGTACCCAAGGGACGAACTTAAGTCATGCGTGTTTTCCCCAAGGGAAAACGATACTTATGGTTAAGGGAGCGCCCTTGGAGACTCTGAAATGCTGCTCATACATGAGGATGAGGGATGGCGTCCAGGAGCTGGACGAAGAGGCAAGGCAAAAAATAGGGAAGATGAATGACTCGTTAGCCCGAGAGGGGCAGCGGGTCTTGGCTCTTGCGTATCGCGAAGGAGCGAGTGGCGAGACGTTAGGCGAAGAGAAGCTGGTGTTTGTAGGGTTGGCCGGCATGATGGATCCGCCGAGGCCGGATGTGTCCGAAGCGATTGGCGCTTGCCGGGAGGCGGGCATTATAGTGACCATGATTACTGGTGATTACGGCCTGACGGCGGAAGCGATTGGTCGGCAAATTGGGTTAGTAAAAGATTCGGCGGTTCTGGTAACTGGAGCGGAACTAGCGGCGATGGAAGCAGCTTCGTTACAGGCGCTGCTGCAGAATAAGAAGCCAGTCATCTTTTCCCGGACCAATCCGGAACATAAGCTGAAAATTGTCGAGACTTATCAAGCATTAGGACATGTGGTGGCTGTGACCGGTGATGGCGTTAATGACGCTCCGGCCTTAAGGGCGGCAGATATTGGCATTGCCATGGGGAGGGGCGGAACCGATGTGGCGCGGGAAGTGGCGGATATAGTGCTGCTGGATGATCATTTTGCTACCATTGTGAAAGCAATTGAACAGGGGCGGGCTATTTATGACAATATCCGCAAATTCATGAAATATATCCTTGCTTCTAATATTCCAGAGCTGGTGCCTTTTTTAGCGATGATTTTTTTAAAAATCCCTCCAGCGTTGAATATCTTGCAGATTTTAGCGATTGATATTGGCACCGATATGGTGCCTGCTTTGGCCTTGGGAGCGGAAGCTCCGGAAAAAGGAGTTCTGCAGAAACGGCCTTCTGATTATGCGGAAAATTTACTGAATCAAAAGCTAGTACTACATGCGTACTGCTATTTAGGGCTTATTGAAGCCGTGTTATCGATGGCGGCATTTTTTCTGGTTTGGTATCAGCAAGGCTATGTGATGAGAGATATGCAGCAAGCTATGGCCGCCTTGCTTGCTAATATGGCGGTGCCTGAGCTTGCAGCCGTATATCAGCAGGCTACGACGATGGCGATGCTGGCCATTATTGCTTGCCAGATGGGGAATGTCCTGGTGTGTCGCTCAGAAACAATGCATATATGGGAACTGCCGTTGCGCAGTAATTTGCTTATTTTATTCGGTTTAGGAACAGAAGCGCTTCTTGCCATGGCGTTGGTTTATATTCCGGCAGTGGCTGCGGTATTTCTTACGCAACCGTTGCCAGGGGAGAATTTGCTGCTGTTGTTGATTTGTCCTATGGTCTTGATTCTTATGGAGGAAATGCGACGGTATTGCATGAAGTAGAAAGAGGGTGGACTTTTGTTTGGCGGAAAAGAAAAGCGTAGCAGAGCAATCGGTGCGATTTTGCTGTGGTTGTGTTTGGGCGTAGTGAATGGCGGCTTGGGAGAAACAGCGGCGGGGTCAAAGGAGTCTGTATCTCAAGAGGTGCAAGTAGAAGCGTTGCTGCAAGGGATGACCTTGGAAGAAAAAGTGGGTCAGTTGATGTGGGTCGGCATCGAGGGAACCGAGGCGGATGCGGAGACATTAGGACAACTGAGGGAATTGCATGCAGGCGGCGTTGTTTTATTTGATCGTAACATGCAAAATCCAGACCAAGTGAAGACTCTTATTGGGGCTTTTCAGAAACAGACGCTATCGCAATCGCCCCGCCTTCCTCTTTTTGTTAGTGTAGATCAAGAAGGCGGACGAGTGCTACGCATGAGAGAGCAGGTGCTGTCGCTGCCGTCTCAGGCGCAATTAGGCTTGCAAGGCAGTGCCGAGCAGGTGGAAGAATGGGCGGCGCAAAATGCGCGTGAACTTATACGCATGGGGTTTAATGTAAACTTTGCACCTGTGGTAGATATCGGCCTGGGGGCGGAACGTTCTTTTGCCAATGAAACGACTGAAGTAACTCGTTTGGCGCGGGCGGCTGTAGTAGGCTACCGTAAAGAAGGCATGCTTTGTACGTTGAAGCATTTTCCGGGCATAGGCAAGGCGCCTAAGGATCCGCACCAGGAAATTTCCGACATTACCGCAGGGCGGGATGTACTAGAGCAAGAGGATTTGGCTCCTTTTCGCAGCTTGATTAAAGATTTTGAGGTGCAGCCGCCGTTGATTATGGTTTCGCATCTGCGGTATCCTGCTTATGATGCTGAGAAGCCAGCCTGTGTTTCGGAAATTTTACTTAAGGGAGTTCTGCGCAGACAACTAGGCTTTGAGGGAGTGGTTGTGACGGATGACCTAGAAATGGGAGCTATGACCTCGCTTTACTCCTTTCGTGAGATGGGGGTCATGGCTTTGGCGGCAGGAGCGGATGTGCTGCTTGTTTGTCACCATGCAGAGAACCAAAAGCAAGTATACGCAGGCTTATTGGAAGCGGTTAAAGAAGGTCGTCTTTCTCCTGGAAGCCTGGATGAAGCGGTACGGCGCGTTTTACGAGCAAAACTTTCTTTGGCGCTGCTGCGGGAATAGATGCCAATGCTGTTCGGAGGATTGTTATCTTCTCGTTTAGGAACGAGAGTGATATAATGGCAACGTAACTATATTTTTAGGGAATTGTAAGTACGTATTCCGTGGTTCTCTAAGAGAAAGAAGTGCCGACGTATGAATAATGTATATGCTCAGGTTCAAGCTTTTTATGATGAAGCGCCGCATTTAACTCCGTTGTCGCAGGAATGTGTAGATGGATTTTTACGCCAGTTGGCCTGGCAGGGGAAAAATGCAACCGAGTTGATGGAACAGTGGCAAAATGTACGCCGCTTACTGTTATACATGATGTTTGCAGATATTGTATTTTTTGAAGATCTGCGGGCGGTTCAAGTTAGCTTGGCAGTAGAATGGCTGTCTGTGCAAGAGGAAGAGTTCACCTTGAAATTGTCCTCTGTTCGGCCCTTCCTGAATACATTGTATGATTTGGCCGATTATTTGGAAGGAAAGAAATATATTGATGGAGCCCCAGGCGTTCGGGAGGCGGCGCAGCGCATGGTTGAAGGCGGACGCCTGCAATTGTTGGATTTGCCTGCGGTGGGCTTTGCGGAAGCGAAAGGTTTAGATATTGTTGAAGTCGTGCGGCGCAACCAGCAACAGTTTGGCTTGGCGGAAACAGCCCAGCGTGTCGCCGATCTGTTGGAAAGGGCTTATACGCGTATGAGCGGCTATTTCCAAAATGCAGTCTTTCAGGAAGATATTAACCGAGCGGTGTTCTTATATGGAGGCGAGTCCATGCTGGCTCCGGAAGAGGGGCCGCAGCGAGATGCTTTTTGGACTTCGTTTTGGGATTTTTTTCTTTTTGACTATCATTTACTGCGTAATGATCGGCAGCCGATTCGGCATTTTTTAATCCATAACGAAGCCAACTTGTCAGCAGAAGAAGTGGCGCTGCTTGAGGATATGGCGCAATCGCAATTTACTGTTTTTTATGTAAATCGAGTGGTCGATGCGGAAACAGTAGAATGCATTGACTTATTGAGGGAAACGACGTTTCATATGCCGATGCCTGGCTTTGGCTTAGATTGGAAAGGGTTTCTGTTTTTAGGACATGTGCGGACCGGAGCAGCATCAATGGCTAACTATGTTTGTCATTTCACTTCTTATGAAACAAGCCGCGCTTTGCAGCGACGCATTCAAACTGAGGTGCAGCGTATGCAAGAGTGGTGTTCTTGTCAGAATCAAGCTGACTCTATGGACGCCTTCCTTTGCCGCCATGCGGCGGCGGTGCGCCAATTAGTTATGCAGATGGCGAATGGAGAACGATTTCAGGTATTGCCGGAGCTGACGGGACATGCAAAACTTCCGGTTGCAACGGAGACGGAGGAAACATCGCCAGTAGTGGAAATTGTCAAGGAAGTGGCCCCGATTTTTGGCTTGTCGCATTATGATGTAGAAATGATCGAAACAATGTGGCGGCATTACTGCCTGGTAGAGGGACAGCCTCGCTATCGACGCCCTGAAAGCTGGGGAGGCGCATTGCTTTTAGCGTTTGGCGGCATTAATGATTTCGATCATATTCAGGCCGGAATGATTAGCGATTTTTTGGATGTATCTCATACGCTGCTGAAAAAAAATTATGAACAGTTATGCCACAGTTTGGAGCTTGCTGGCTATGATGTACGCTATCTCAATGAACAGGGGTTAGTGTCTGTTGTAGCAGGCGAGGCTTGGGAGCAGGATTAGGAGGATGTGCTGTGACGGTATGTGAATTTTGCGGAGCGCCTAAAGAAGATATAAATAAGCCTTGCCCGCAGTGCGGACAAGGCGATGTGCGCGTATTGAGCCGACAGGAGCGGCGATCTTTTGCAGGAGAAACTATTGAGATCGGCAATGACGGCGCCGCAAGAGAGGAGCAACGCTCCTCCTATCAACAAAGCCGGCCATCTGGCGTGTATGTGAAGCAGATTCGGCTGTTTGGCGGCGGCTGGTGGTGGAAGGCTTTGCTGGCGATAGTCGCCTTGGGGGCGATATTTGTATTTTTATTGCCAGTCTTCTTTATTGTATTGATTGCTTCCTTGCTGGGGTGGTTCTTTCTGCGGCTGCGGTAAGTCCTAAGCGCTATTTTTTAGC from Anaeromusa acidaminophila DSM 3853 includes:
- the hydF gene encoding [FeFe] hydrogenase H-cluster maturation GTPase HydF gives rise to the protein MNTTPRGNRLHIALFGRRNAGKSSLINALTNQELAIVSELAGTTTDPVYKSMEILPLGPVVVIDTAGLDDTGELGDLRVAKSLEVLAKTDLALIVMDVENGCGEPEQEIAALCAEKKIPVIAVINKQDQAKATQEQLAAWQGALQAAEMVSVSALQRKGIGDLKIAMVKTAPLLFEQPTIVGDLLQPGDTAVLVTPIDLAAPKGRLILPQVQVIRDILDSDAMAYVVKERELKECLGNLKNKPRIVITDSQAFLKADADTPPDVLLTSFSILFARYKGDLETLVKGAKALLALKPGDRVLMSEGCTHHRVEDDIGTVKIPRWIRQYVGGELEFSWSSGTTLPKDLSSYQVVVHCGACMLNRRDMLARMMAAQQQQVPIVNYGVAIAALQGILPRALSPFPQLVDLL
- a CDS encoding cation-translocating P-type ATPase, producing the protein MMHVDDVNKLSYLQAEEVMNLLETRRSGLTKEAAAERLRRYGRNQLPKAASLSLGKLFLQQFTHFMALLLWLAGILAFVVDMPELGWATWAVIVLNAVFSFWQEYRADKALSALSAMLPRRVKVYRDGNLLQILADELVIGDVLLVEAGDHVPADARLLEAEDLFVDVSLLTGESLPVECSALAKFDDDGEGALGNRLFAGTMISAGRGIAVVYAVGRQTELGKVTKLTAGIVRQKSALELQVQKVVRLITVLALSMGLLVFVLAIWLLDIDLRSSFIFCIGIIVANVPEGLLPTVSLSLAVGVQRMAQQNALVRKLSAVESLCATSVICTDKTGTLTMNEVTVKKVWLPEGSALFSGNGYEKEGAVTMQGQSEREQLELLLTIGSICSDAQIEEDENQSSHWAIKGDPTEVALLVAAAKNGQIPKLLQQQFGQRKTKQFNSQRKMMSTQGTNLSHACFPQGKTILMVKGAPLETLKCCSYMRMRDGVQELDEEARQKIGKMNDSLAREGQRVLALAYREGASGETLGEEKLVFVGLAGMMDPPRPDVSEAIGACREAGIIVTMITGDYGLTAEAIGRQIGLVKDSAVLVTGAELAAMEAASLQALLQNKKPVIFSRTNPEHKLKIVETYQALGHVVAVTGDGVNDAPALRAADIGIAMGRGGTDVAREVADIVLLDDHFATIVKAIEQGRAIYDNIRKFMKYILASNIPELVPFLAMIFLKIPPALNILQILAIDIGTDMVPALALGAEAPEKGVLQKRPSDYAENLLNQKLVLHAYCYLGLIEAVLSMAAFFLVWYQQGYVMRDMQQAMAALLANMAVPELAAVYQQATTMAMLAIIACQMGNVLVCRSETMHIWELPLRSNLLILFGLGTEALLAMALVYIPAVAAVFLTQPLPGENLLLLLICPMVLILMEEMRRYCMK
- the nagZ gene encoding beta-N-acetylhexosaminidase, with product MFGGKEKRSRAIGAILLWLCLGVVNGGLGETAAGSKESVSQEVQVEALLQGMTLEEKVGQLMWVGIEGTEADAETLGQLRELHAGGVVLFDRNMQNPDQVKTLIGAFQKQTLSQSPRLPLFVSVDQEGGRVLRMREQVLSLPSQAQLGLQGSAEQVEEWAAQNARELIRMGFNVNFAPVVDIGLGAERSFANETTEVTRLARAAVVGYRKEGMLCTLKHFPGIGKAPKDPHQEISDITAGRDVLEQEDLAPFRSLIKDFEVQPPLIMVSHLRYPAYDAEKPACVSEILLKGVLRRQLGFEGVVVTDDLEMGAMTSLYSFREMGVMALAAGADVLLVCHHAENQKQVYAGLLEAVKEGRLSPGSLDEAVRRVLRAKLSLALLRE